GGTTGACGGCGATGCCGTCGAGGTTCTCCGCGGTAACGTGGAGCGCCTTGGGCTGGCGGACTGTGTTGAGGTCCTCCACACCCACGTCTCGGATTTTTCGGCGAGTGTTAACACCGTGGTGATGAACCCACCCTTCGGCAGCCAGAATCCCCACGCCGACAGGCCCTTTTTGACCAAGGCCTTTGAAGTGGGCGACGTTGTGTACTCCATCCACCTGGCCAAGCCCGAGGTAAGGCGCTTCATCGAAGCCTTTGTAAGGAACTTTGGTTTTTCGATAACGCATAGAGTAACCATTCCCTTTGAGATTCCGGCCCAGTTCTTCTTCCATCGGAAGAGGCTGGAGAGAATCTCCGTTGATGTGTACAGGTTCCAACGCATGTGAAGCGAAAACAATATATTGGATGAAGTTCAATATCTCGTGGGTATAATGAGGGGTGGAACCCATGGATCAAATTAGGGAGCTGGTGATGTCCTGGCGGGCGATGGATATAATTGACATTGCCAACGGGGACGAGTACGTCGTGACGTCCCTCCTTGGTCTCTTGAGAGACGAGGATGCCGCAACGCGCTTGAGGGCGCTAACGGCACTCGGAGAGCTCCTCAAGGAGCAGAATGGGCGGATAAAGTCCACCGTCCTTAGAAACGGCTTTAACAGACTGACGGTTCTTCTTGGAGACGAGGACGGCAGGATAGTCTCAAGAACGATAGAGGTTCTCCTGCGGCTGTTCGATGGGGTTCA
The Thermococcus radiotolerans genome window above contains:
- a CDS encoding METTL5 family protein — encoded protein: MKKKHLAMTLSRLEGFRNPKPELEQYRTPGNVAAELLWLAHSQGDIAGRVVADLGAGTGVLTVGACLLGAGRVYAVEVDGDAVEVLRGNVERLGLADCVEVLHTHVSDFSASVNTVVMNPPFGSQNPHADRPFLTKAFEVGDVVYSIHLAKPEVRRFIEAFVRNFGFSITHRVTIPFEIPAQFFFHRKRLERISVDVYRFQRM